A genomic stretch from Theropithecus gelada isolate Dixy chromosome 2, Tgel_1.0, whole genome shotgun sequence includes:
- the SS18L2 gene encoding SS18-like protein 2, translating to MSVAFVPDWLRGKAEVNQETIQRLLEENDQLIRCIVEYQNKGRGNECVQYQHVLHRNLIYLATIADASPTSTSKAME from the exons ATGTCGGTGGCCTTCGTACCGGACTGGCTGAGGGGCAAGGCGGAAGTCAATCAAGAGACTATCCAGCGG CTCCTTGAGGAGAATGACCAGCTGATCCGCTGTATTGTGGAGTATCAGAACAAGGGCCGGGGGAACGAGTGCGTCCA GTACCAGCATGTGTTACATAGAAATCTCATTTATTTGGCTACCATTGCAGATGCCAGTCCAACCAGCACTTCAAAAGCAATGGAATAA